From the genome of Aliarcobacter lanthieri:
GGATACCTAAAAATAAAGGTATCATATATTTTTTTAACCATATCTATTATTGATTTTTAAACTGTTCGAACATATCATTAAAAGATTTCTCTTTTAATAATCCTGCAAACTGTTGCCTATATGTTTGAATAATACTTACACCAACTAAATCAATATCATAGATATACCATTCTCCATTTTTTTTATAGAAATTATAATTTACATCATAATTTCCTTCTTTTCCTAAAAGTTGAGTTTTTAATTGAAGACGAGTTTTATTATAAGGCTCTAAAGACAATATTTTTACTTGTTGATCATTATAAAGTTCTAATTTTTCACTATAAGATTTTTTTAATTTATCTTCAAAAACTTCTACAAATTCATCTTGTTGAACTTCATTTATACTTTCCCAAGCATCTTTACCTAAAGCTATTTTTGCCATAAGTTCAAAATCAAAAGCATCATCAACTATATTTATAATCTCTTTTTTCTTTTCTTCAAAGTTTATATCTTTATTTTTTAATACCACTAAAACACTATTTATTCTTTTTGTCATCTCTTCTTCTATTTCATCTTCTTTTAAAGCAAAAGCATTTGATGCAATAATAGCAATTAGAAATGTAATTTTAAAAAAATACCTTCTCATAATTCTACTCCTCTATCTCTTTAGTTCTTTTTTGCTTATAAATATCTCTTAAATATGGATATAAATCTAAAGCATCTTTTTTGATTGTTTCATAAAAATCTGGATGGAAAGAGTATTCATTTACTTTATATAAACTATCAATCGCAAATTCTTGGAGACTATTTTGTGGAATTTTGTAATCAAAAGTATTATGTCCTAATTGGCTAGTAGGTAATACAATTAAATCTCCAGTTAATCCAACCATATCTCTTAAATTAGAAGGTCCTAATAATGGTAGAACTACTGGAAAGCCATCTCCAATTCCCCATTTCCCTAATGTTTGTCCAAAATCTGCTCTATGAAGCTTCATACCAATAACATCTGTAGCAGGATCCATAAAACCAGCAATCCCCCAAATAGTATTTATAAAAAATCTTCCAACTTCCTCAGAAGCATTTTGAAACTTAAATTGTAAAATATTATTTAAAAATCTTACAGGAAACATTAAGTTTGTAAAAAAATTATTTATTCCTGTTCTTGCTGTTTTGGGCATAACTGTTGCGTAACCTTTTGAAACAGGAGCCAATACATAAGAATAAAATCCATCATTAAATGATGTCATAGCTCTATTATAAGCACTTAATGGATCAAAAACTTCTTCAGTTTTTGAAGAAAATTCTGAATCAAAATCATCAAAAGAGTCATTCTCTTGAGGCTCATTTGCAAAACATAACAGTGCAAAAAACATTATAAAAATTAGTTTTTTCATACTACATCCTTTAAAACAAAGCGATATTATATAGAAATTTAATAGAATATAACTTTAATAATATTTTTATACTTCCATTTAGTGATAAATAATTTTAAAAAAGATATAATAATATTAGATTTTAAAAAAATATAAATTTGGAGTAATTTATGGGTAGAGCCTTTGAATATAGAAAAGCAGCTAAAATGAAAAGATGGGGAAATATGTCAAGAATATTCCCTAAATTAGCAAGAGCAATAGAAGTAGCAGCAAAATCAGGAGTTCCAGATCCAGAAATGAATTCAGCTTTAAGAACAGCTATTTTAAATGCAAAAGCTGAAAATATGCCAAAAGCAAATATTGATGCGGCTATAAAAAGAGCAACAGGTAAAGATGCGGCAAACTTTAGTGAAGTAAACTTTGAAGGAAAAGGTCCTCATGGAGTTTTGATTTTTGTTGAAACAGCAACAGATAATAATACAAGAACAGTAGCAAATATAAAAATGTATTTTAATAAAACTAGTGGACAAGTAGTACCAACTGGCTCTTTAGAATTTTTCTTTGATAGAAAAGCTATTTTTGAGTTTAATAAACCAGAAAATTATGAACTTGAAGAGTTAGAACTAGAACTTATTGATGCTGGGCTTGAAGAACTTGAGGAAGAAGAAGGTTTATGTTTAGCTTATGCAAATTATACTGATTTTGGAAATATGAATAGTAAATTTGAAGAGTTAGGAATAGCTTTGACAAAAGCTGAATTAAAAAGAATTCCAAATAATCCACAAGAATTTACAGAAGAACAACAAGAAGATATAGGAAAATTAATAGAAAAGCTTGAAGATGATGATGATGTTCAAGCTGTTTATACAAATATAGCTTAAAGCTTATTAGGAGATATAATATGAATGATAATCAAAAAAATTTAACTGAGACAAGTGAACTTGGAAATGTAGATCAAATAAGAGAAATTTTATTTGGTTCGCAAACAAGAGAACTAAATAAAAGATTTGAAAAGTTAGAAAGTGATATTAAAAGATCTTTTGATGAATTAAAATCAAAAATTGAACAAAGTCAAAAAGATTTTAATAATAGATTAGAAAATGAGATAGAACTTATATCTAAAAAAATTAAGAATTTAACTATTCAACAACAAGAAGAACTTTCTGATATTAAAGAAAATGAGTTAAAACAAGAAAAAAGAATTCAAAATAGTATTGATTTATTAAATGAAGAACTAAGTTCTAAACATGAACAATTATATAAAGAGCAATTAGATAATAAAAATAGTTTAATTGATGATATGAATCTATTAAAACTTGAATTATTTGAGTTCTTAGAGTTGAAATTGTCTGAAATGAACACTATTAAACTTTCAAGAGATGATGCAGCAGAAATTATGCTAGAAGCTGCTATGAGAATAAAAGGTAATAGTGTAGAAAAGCAATTAAATTTAGTTACAGACGAAAATAAAGATTAAGATGTATTTTAATGGATGATCTAAATAAACTTAAAGCTCTTCTTTTAAAAGAAGAACTAGAAACATTACAAAAGATTAATATTCAAATACAAGATTTGAATTATGAAGTAAATAATCAAGATATTATAGTAGAAAAGATCTCTCCATTAATTTCACAAATTTTAGAAAAAAATTATACAAGTGATAAAAATTTATTAGATAAGGCTCTTTCACCATTAGTAGAATCTCTTATTGATAGAAATTTTGAACAATCAAAAGATAAAGTTGTAAGTCAGATGGCTCCTATTATTACAACTGCTATTGGTAAAAGTATAAAATCTCATAAAAATGAAGTTGTTGATACTTTATATCCAGTTGTAGGTAATATGATAAGTAAATATGTATCAAAAACTTTTGAAGAGATGATAGAATCTATAAATTATCAAGTAAAACAAGCTCTTACTTTTAAATCAATAACAAGAAAAATCAAAGCTAAATTTCAAGGTGTTAGTGAAGCAGAACTTTTATTAAAAGATAGTGCTATTGCAAATATAAAAGCAGTTTTTTTCATACATAAAGAAACAGGTATAGTTTTAGCAAATGTTCAAAGAGATGAAAATAAGATAAATGAGCCTGAAATGGTAGCCTCTATGCTTACAGCTATTAGAAGTTTTATAAATGATTGGGTTGATAAAAATGATAAACATCATGAAGTGAATACAATAGAATATGGTGGAAGCAAAATAGTTTTAGAAACAACTGGTCATAGTTATTTAGCAGTTATTGTAGATGGTGTTGTATCAAAAGAAACAATAAAAACTATACAAAATATTTTAGGAAAATTAGTATCAAAATATGGAAATAAAATAAGAGATTTTGATGGTAATTTATCTAACTTACCTATTAACAAATTTGAAGATATTATTAAAACTTTAATAAACAATAATACCAATATTAAAAAAGAAAAAGAGAGTATTCATCCTCTTTTATATATTGTACCAATTTTATTTTTTTCTTGGATTGGATATTTAATTTATAATTCTATAATTGATAGTAACATTGAAAAAAAAGCAAATGAAATTTTATATAAAAATCCAGAATTAACTATTTATAGGTTAGAAGCTAATGTCAAGAATAGGGATATTTTTATAAATGGAGTTGTTCCTAACTCTTTTTATAAAGATATTGCATATAATTCTTTGAAAAACTTAGAAAATATAAGTAATTTAGAAAATAATATTCAAGTTATCGATTATATAAACAATCCAAAAGATATTTATGATAAAATAACATATTTAAGAATGGCATTAAATCAAAAAGATGGAAATAAAATAGAGTACACATATGATTATCCAACTCTTAAAGTTACAGGTTCTGTTATTAGTAAAAATGAAAAAAAGTATGTTGAAAGTCAATTCGCATTGGTAGAAGGCTTAGAAAAACTAGAGTTTGATATAAAAATAGTACCACCAGAGATTACTGATGTGATACATTTTGATTTGAATTCAGCTGAAATTTTACCAAATCAAGAGTATAAACTTATAAATATAATTAATTTATTACATAAATTAGATGATGATTTAGTTTTAGAAGTTTATGGATTTAGAGATTATACAGGTTCAGTTGCAAGAAATGAAATTTTAGTTAATCAACGAGCCACAAATGTTATGAAATACTTAAAAGTAAAAGGGAATGTATCTCAAAAATTAGTTAATTTAGGTCGTAATGAAATTCCTGAAGGTATAGAAGAAGAGTATTTTGAACAAGGGCGAAGAGTTATTTTTAAATGGAAAGAAAAATAAAGGTTTTTTATGTTTAGTTATAAAATAGTTTTAGTTGGAGATTATGCTACAGGTAAAACAAGTTTAATTAGAAGATATATTGATAATAGCTTTAGTGATGAGTACAAAAGTAGTATTGGTGTAAGTATCTCTAAAAAAGAGCTAAATTCTATTATTGATAATGTAGAACATAAATCAATGATGATGATTTGGGATATTGAAGGAAAAACAGATTTTCAACCAATATTTGCACATCATCTTATGGGGTCAAAAGCCTTTATAATCGTTGCAGACTTAACAAGAAAAGAGAGTATTGAATCAATAAAAGAGCATATTATAGTTTGTCAGAAAAGTGTTGCAAATGCTCCTATCTTTATTGCTTTAAATAAAAGTGATTTACCTTATGATGAGATAGATATTAATAATTTAAAAGCATTGTCTTCAAATATTATAGATATTTTTAAAACTTCAGCAAAAGATGAAACTTGTGTAAGAGATATATTTGAACTTTTAAATTTAACTATTATAAAAAGTATGGTGAAGTAATGAAAGATTTGATTTTACCAATAGTATGTAGTAAATATAATATTTCTTATATTATTTTTGATAAAGATTTAAAAATTGTTGATTTTGCAAAAAATATGCAAGATTTTGTTGAAATTGATCTAAAAATAGAGAATAACTCTGATATTAGAGATTTCTTTTGGGAATTTGTAGGATTTGAAGATTCTTTAGATGAATTATATTTATCAAAAAAAGAGTATTTACTTATTCCAATGATTTTTAGAAATAATATATATTATGATGTAAATATAGAAATTTGTTTTATTAAAGGTCAAAAATATTTTATTGCAATGTATACAAAGCAACAAAAAAATTCAATTGAATATTTTCAAACTATTCAAAAAATCAATGAAACAAATTTTAAAAACTATATAGAAAATAAAACAAATAATAAAATCAATGA
Proteins encoded in this window:
- a CDS encoding ABC transporter substrate-binding protein, which encodes MRRYFFKITFLIAIIASNAFALKEDEIEEEMTKRINSVLVVLKNKDINFEEKKKEIINIVDDAFDFELMAKIALGKDAWESINEVQQDEFVEVFEDKLKKSYSEKLELYNDQQVKILSLEPYNKTRLQLKTQLLGKEGNYDVNYNFYKKNGEWYIYDIDLVGVSIIQTYRQQFAGLLKEKSFNDMFEQFKNQ
- a CDS encoding MlaA family lipoprotein translates to MKKLIFIMFFALLCFANEPQENDSFDDFDSEFSSKTEEVFDPLSAYNRAMTSFNDGFYSYVLAPVSKGYATVMPKTARTGINNFFTNLMFPVRFLNNILQFKFQNASEEVGRFFINTIWGIAGFMDPATDVIGMKLHRADFGQTLGKWGIGDGFPVVLPLLGPSNLRDMVGLTGDLIVLPTSQLGHNTFDYKIPQNSLQEFAIDSLYKVNEYSFHPDFYETIKKDALDLYPYLRDIYKQKRTKEIEE
- a CDS encoding YebC/PmpR family DNA-binding transcriptional regulator; this encodes MGRAFEYRKAAKMKRWGNMSRIFPKLARAIEVAAKSGVPDPEMNSALRTAILNAKAENMPKANIDAAIKRATGKDAANFSEVNFEGKGPHGVLIFVETATDNNTRTVANIKMYFNKTSGQVVPTGSLEFFFDRKAIFEFNKPENYELEELELELIDAGLEELEEEEGLCLAYANYTDFGNMNSKFEELGIALTKAELKRIPNNPQEFTEEQQEDIGKLIEKLEDDDDVQAVYTNIA
- a CDS encoding OmpA family protein, with translation MDDLNKLKALLLKEELETLQKINIQIQDLNYEVNNQDIIVEKISPLISQILEKNYTSDKNLLDKALSPLVESLIDRNFEQSKDKVVSQMAPIITTAIGKSIKSHKNEVVDTLYPVVGNMISKYVSKTFEEMIESINYQVKQALTFKSITRKIKAKFQGVSEAELLLKDSAIANIKAVFFIHKETGIVLANVQRDENKINEPEMVASMLTAIRSFINDWVDKNDKHHEVNTIEYGGSKIVLETTGHSYLAVIVDGVVSKETIKTIQNILGKLVSKYGNKIRDFDGNLSNLPINKFEDIIKTLINNNTNIKKEKESIHPLLYIVPILFFSWIGYLIYNSIIDSNIEKKANEILYKNPELTIYRLEANVKNRDIFINGVVPNSFYKDIAYNSLKNLENISNLENNIQVIDYINNPKDIYDKITYLRMALNQKDGNKIEYTYDYPTLKVTGSVISKNEKKYVESQFALVEGLEKLEFDIKIVPPEITDVIHFDLNSAEILPNQEYKLINIINLLHKLDDDLVLEVYGFRDYTGSVARNEILVNQRATNVMKYLKVKGNVSQKLVNLGRNEIPEGIEEEYFEQGRRVIFKWKEK
- a CDS encoding Rab family GTPase, whose protein sequence is MFSYKIVLVGDYATGKTSLIRRYIDNSFSDEYKSSIGVSISKKELNSIIDNVEHKSMMMIWDIEGKTDFQPIFAHHLMGSKAFIIVADLTRKESIESIKEHIIVCQKSVANAPIFIALNKSDLPYDEIDINNLKALSSNIIDIFKTSAKDETCVRDIFELLNLTIIKSMVK